The Amycolatopsis viridis genome window below encodes:
- a CDS encoding type VII secretion protein EccE, translating into MITTGQQPQAGQFDARGGGSAELRTRTSGQTWFPHVRNRGRLGVLSLARLLAFEIVLVAVAAVGVQRLWALIAAGVLGLAVIIMMFGRSNGRWWTESLVLWLGFRSRRGTSGERRDDPRLAALCELVPDLVVEDVDGPGDAQLGMGSDEAGWFAVLEVAGGADVVSPPVPLAALARTAAEAEQAGVVMQVVMHSTPGHEPRTRDRTLWVAVRLDAQAVAESMIDAPGDRLDVPAVLAEITRRAERVLRRRGLRARMLAADEVVDALARSCDLLPGGGPSQVHEAWESWHSTRLTHGCFWIHSWPEPDRGTGLLAALAELPADLVSIALLLEPSFDGTTLRCLVRVAATVQRYAQVCDLVRTLAERHGGRVSRLDGQHGPAVYASAPSGGGAR; encoded by the coding sequence GTGATCACGACTGGCCAGCAGCCGCAGGCCGGGCAGTTCGACGCGCGCGGTGGCGGCTCCGCCGAGCTACGCACCCGGACCAGCGGACAGACGTGGTTCCCGCACGTCCGCAACCGCGGGCGGCTGGGAGTGCTGAGCCTGGCCCGCTTGCTGGCGTTCGAGATCGTGCTCGTGGCCGTCGCGGCCGTCGGCGTGCAGCGGCTGTGGGCGCTGATCGCCGCCGGTGTGCTCGGCCTGGCCGTGATCATCATGATGTTCGGCCGCTCGAACGGCCGGTGGTGGACCGAGAGCCTGGTGTTGTGGCTGGGCTTCCGGTCCCGCCGCGGCACGTCCGGCGAGCGGCGGGACGACCCGCGGCTGGCGGCGTTGTGCGAGCTGGTGCCCGACCTGGTGGTCGAGGACGTCGATGGCCCGGGGGACGCGCAGCTCGGCATGGGCAGTGACGAGGCCGGCTGGTTCGCCGTGCTGGAGGTCGCCGGCGGGGCGGACGTGGTCAGCCCGCCGGTGCCGCTCGCCGCGCTGGCCCGCACCGCCGCCGAGGCCGAGCAGGCCGGCGTGGTCATGCAGGTCGTGATGCACTCGACGCCGGGCCACGAACCCCGCACGCGGGATCGCACGCTCTGGGTCGCGGTGCGGCTGGACGCGCAGGCCGTCGCCGAGTCGATGATCGACGCGCCGGGCGACCGGCTGGACGTGCCCGCCGTGCTGGCCGAGATCACCCGCCGCGCCGAGCGCGTGCTGCGGCGGCGCGGACTGCGGGCGCGGATGCTGGCGGCCGACGAGGTCGTGGACGCGCTGGCCCGCTCCTGCGACCTGCTGCCCGGCGGCGGTCCGTCGCAGGTGCACGAAGCCTGGGAGTCGTGGCACTCCACGCGACTGACCCACGGCTGCTTCTGGATCCACTCCTGGCCGGAGCCCGACCGCGGCACCGGGCTGCTCGCCGCGCTGGCCGAGCTGCCCGCGGACCTGGTCAGCATCGCGCTGCTGCTCGAACCGTCCTTCGACGGCACCACGTTGCGGTGCCTCGTCCGGGTCGCCGCGACCGTCCAGCGGTACGCGCAGGTGTGCGACCTGGTGCGCACCCTGGCCGAGCGCCACGGCGGGCGGGTGTCTCGTTTGGACGGACAGCACGGGCCGGCCGTGTATGCTTCGGCGCCGAGCGGTGGAGGTGCACGATGA